A genomic stretch from Malus domestica chromosome 15, GDT2T_hap1 includes:
- the LOC103401694 gene encoding uncharacterized protein, protein MNSVFTEQILADKLSKLNSTQQCIETLSHWCIFHRSKAELVVATWDKQFRSAQMVQKVPLLYLANDILQNSKRKGNEFVTEFWKVLPAALKVVHDEGDNHGKNVVSRLVGIWEERRVFGSHARSLKEVMLGEEVPPPLEFSGKKRPRSVRIVKRDSRSIRTKLSIGGPAEKIVSAFHLVISEHPTEDAEMSKCKSAAHRVRKLEKDVDVACTNAKDPKRETLAKELEEEENILKQCIDKLKSVETSRVALLSQLKEALHDQESELENIRTHMQVAQAQVEEATNMRKRLNDDDYVFKPSSATSPSTDANSKGGQTPRKSAAAIAALVADKLAASSSSQSIMTSVLSTFAAEEAKNAGLTKPSTSMPQSSGTDSISKPERSMPVSDANVFMSSQAPSVQPSHSYQSALVPQPQNQAPTSQGQFHMLPNPPSQQYLQPSGGAMSPYVYGSIPPLPLGPPPRPPHMVTSMVPLAQQPLQMNQQPVQISQQQPIPSTQQPPPAPSFRPLQPPGMVYYTYHHSQ, encoded by the exons ATGAATAGTGTATTCACAGAGCAGATACTTGCAGACAAGCTCTCCAAGCTCAACAGCACCCAGCAATGCATTGAAA CTTTGTCACATTGGTGTATATTTCACCGGAGCAAAGCAGAACTGGTTGTTGCAACATGGGATAAACAATTCCGTAGTGCACAGATGGTTCAGAAAGTTCCTCTCTTGTATCTTGCAAATGACATCCTGCAGAACAGTAAGcggaaaggaaatgaatttgtTACTGAGTTTTGGAAGGTTCTTCCAGCAGCTCTCAAAGTTGTTCACGACGAAGGCGATAATCATGGAAAGAATGTTGTATCTCGATTG GTTGGTATTTGGGAAGAGAGACGAGTATTTGGGTCTCATGCAAGGAGCCTAAAAGAAGTAATGCTTGGGGAAGAAGTGCCTCCACCATTGGAATTCAGTGGCAAAAAGCGCCCTCGTTCAGTCAGAATTGTTAAAAGAGATTCACGCTCTATCAGAACG AAACTTTCTATTGGAGGTCCAGCTGAGAAGATTGTATCCGCATTTCACTTGGTGATCAGTGAACATCCCACTGAAGATGCTGAGATGAGTAAATGCAAGTCTGCAGCTCACCGTGTAAGGAAGTTGGAGAAAGATGTTGACGTTGCCTGTACTAATG CTAAAGATCCAAAGCGGGAAACTTTAGCGAAAGAACTAGAGGAGGAGGAAAATATTTTGAAGCAGTGTATCGATAAACTTAAATCAGTTGAAACCAGTAGAGTAGCACTTTTATCTCAATTAAAAGAAGCTCTGCATGATCAG GAATCTGAACTGGAGAATATTCGAACTCATATGCAG GTAGCACAGGCACAGGTAGAAGAAGCCACCAACATGCGGAAGCGGCTCAATGATGATGATTATGTGTTTAAACCATCTAGTGCGACCAGTCCATCAACTGATGCAAATTCTAAAGGCGGACAAACACCTAGGAAATCAGCTGCAGCCATTGCAGCCTTGGTTGCAGACAAGCTTGCTGCTTCTAGTTCTTCTCAATCGATCATGACTTCAGTTCTTTCAACATTTGCTGCTGAAGAAGCGAAGAATGCTGGTCTGACAAAGCCCTCCACATCTATGCCCCAGAGTTCGGGCACTGATTCAATATCCAAACCTGAGAGGTCCATGCCTGTATCAGATGCCAATGTTTTTATGTCATCACAAGCGCCTTCTGTGCAGCCAAGCCATTCGTACCAATCAGCATTGGTTCCCCAACCGCAGAATCAAGCCCCAACCTCTCAAGGTCAATTTCACATGCTTCCAAACCCACCCTCCCAACAATATTTACAGCCATCAGGAGGGGCCATGAGCCCATATGTTTACGGTAGCATTCCACCTTTGCCTCTAGGGCCACCACCTCGCCCACCTCATATGGTGACTTCAATGGTGCCTTTGGCTCAGCAGCCATTGCAAATGAATCAGCAACCTGTACAAATTAGCCAGCAGCAACCAATACCCTCAACTCAGCAGCCTCCTCCTGCACCTAGTTTCCGGCCACTTCAGCCACCCGGTATGGTGTATTATACTTATCATCATTCTCAGTAA